GTAGCCTCCCGCTGGAGATGGACCCCGCCGCTTTCTGCCAGGCCGCCCGGGTGCTGATCGTGGCCGGGAAGGGGGGCGTCGGCAAGACCACCGTGACGGCGGCGGTGGCCCGCATGGCCTCACGCCTGGGTCTTTCGACCCTGATCGTGGAGATCGAGGGGAAAAGCGGCCTCGGGGCCACCTTCGGGCACCCCGACCCCCTGACCTACGCCGAGGTGGTCCTGCTGCCGGCCGAGGCGGGGCGGGCCGAGGTGCGGGCCCGGACCCTCACCCCCGACGACGCCCTGGTCGAGTACCTGATCGACCACGGCCTCAAGCGGGTGTCCAAGCGGCTGGTGTCCACCGGGGCCCTCGACGTCGTCGCCACCGCCGTCCCCGGCCTGCGCGACATCCTGGTCCTCGGCAAGGTCAAGTCCCTCGAGCGGGGCTCCGCCGCCGATCTGATCGTGGTCGACGCCCCCGCCGCCGGCCACGCCGTGACCTTCCTGACCAGCGCCCCGGGGCTGCTGGACGCCTTCCGGGTCGGCCCCATCCGCACCCAGGCCGCCGACGTGGTGGCCCTGCTGTCGGACCCCAGGCGGTGTCAGGTCCTGCTCGTGACCCTGCCCGAGGAGACCCCGGTCAACGAGGCCGTGGAGACGGCGTTCAAGATCGAGGACCGGGTCGGGGTCAGCCTCACCCCGGTCGTGGTCAACGGCGTCTACCCCCCCACCGACGGGCTGGCCGAGCCGAGCCCCGAGGAGACCACCGCGGCCGGGATCGGGGCCGAGGACGCCGGGGCCCTCCGGGCCGCCGCCGCCTTCCGGCTGGGGCGCCAGGCCCTCCAGGCCCAGCAGATCGGGCGCCTGGCCGAGGCCCTTCCCCTCCCCCAGCTCCGCCTGCCCTACCTGTTCTCGACCGAGGTGGGCCCGGCCGAGGTCGAGCAGCTGGCCGACGCCCTGGCGGCGCAGATCGCCGCCCTGCCGGAGCCGGCGGTGCGGCCGTGACCCGGGGGGCGACGAGCAGGTGACCGAACCACTTGTCGCGCCCGTGACGGCCCCGGTGACCGGCCTGGTGACCGAACGTGGCACGGTGATCTGCTGCGGCTCGGGCGGGGTCGGCAAGACGACGGTGGCGGCGGCCCTGGCCCTCGAGGCGGCCCGGCGGGGGCGCAAGGCCTGTGTGGTCACCATCGATCCCGCCAAGCGCCTGGCCGACGCCCTCGGCGTCGAGACCCTCTCCAACCGGGCCACCCGGGTGGCCGGGGAGTGGCCGGGCGAGCTGTGGGCGCTGATGCTCGACACCAAGAGCACCTTCGACGACCTGGTGGCCCGCTACGCCGCCGGCCCCACCCAGGCCCAGGGGATCCTCGACAACCGGCTCTACCGCAACCTCTCCCAGGCCCTGTCCGGGACCCAGGAGTACATGGCCATGGAGAAGCTCTACGAGCTGCACGAGGACGGCCGCTACGACCTGGTCGTGGTCGACACCCCCCCGACCCGCAACGCCCTCGACTTCCTGGACGCCCCCCGGCGCCTGACCCGCTTCCTCGACAACCGGATCTTCCGCCTGCTGGTCATGCCCACCCGCGCCTACCTCCGGGCCGTCAGCGTGGCCACCCAGACCTTCCTCCGCACCGTGTCCCGGGTGGTGGGCGCCGAGGTGGTCGAGGACGCCGTGGCCTTCTTCAAGGCGTTCGAGGGCATGGAGCAGGGCTTCCGGGACCGGGCGGCGCGTGTGCAGAGCCTCCTGTCGGAGCCGGGGACGGCGTTCGTCGTCGTCGCCTCCCCGCGCCGCGACACCGTCGAGGAGGCGCTGTTCTTCGTCGACCGGCTGGACGAGTCCGGCTACGAGACCGCCGCCCTGGTCGTCAACCGGCTGCATCCCCGGTTCGGCGCGCCCGGCACGGCGGCCCGGTTGTCGGCGCGGCTGGAGGCGGCGGGTGCGGGCAACGGTGCCGTCGGGGCGGCCGTCGCCAACCTGGGCGAGCTGGAGGCGGTGGCGGACACCGAGGAGGCGAACTTCGCCGATCTGGCCCGCCGGGTGGACCCGGCACCGCTGGCCCGGGTGCCGTTCCTACCGGCCGACGTCCACGACCTGTCGGGGTTGGCCCTGGTGGCCGGGGAGCTGTTCGGGGCCTGAGCTCAGGCGGTGCCGGCGGCGGAGGCGAGCGAGGCGGCCGCCTCCTCCACCGTGTCGGCCACCGTCACCACCCGGTCGAACCCGGTCGTGCGGAGCAGGCGGATGAGGGTGGGCCGGTTGCAGGCGACCGAGACGTCCCCGCCCTGCTCCCGGGTGCGCCGGATCCCCCCGATGAGGGCGCCCAGCCCGGCGGAGTCCATGAACGGCACCTCGGACAGATCGATGACCAGGCGAGGGCGGGTTGACAGCTCGGCCAGGACCTCCCGGAACTGGCTCACCGTGAACGCGTCGAGCTCCCCCGTGGGACGACAGACGACGTAGTCCCGGGAATCCTCGATCTGGATCTCGAGCAATTTGCTCCTCTCGGGTGAGGTGCACCTCGGGAGCAGGATGGTACCCATCGGAGAAGGGGGACTACCTTCCCGGGGGTGCCGCGGATCGTCATCGCCACGGACGGTCACTGGGTCGTCGACGAGGTGGTCGCCGCCCTCCCCGGGCCCGACCACGAGGTGGTCGAGATCCAGCGGGGGCTGGCCGTGCTGCCGTGGCTCCAGGAGAACGACGCCGACCTCGTGGTGCTCGACCTCCAGATCGGGAACATGGGTGGAATGGCGGTGTGCCAGGAGCTGCGCCTCGAGGAGGATTCGGGTCGCCTTGACCGTATTCCCGTGCTCATGCTCCTCGACCGGCGGGCCGACGTCTTCCTGGCCAAGCGGGTCGACGCCGAGGGCTGGTTGGTCAAGCCGATGGATCCCATACGGATCCGGCGGGCGGTGACGGCCCTGCTCGGAGGGGGGACCTACTACGACTCCTCGTACGCGCCGAATCCGATCCTGACCACCGCGGCCGAATAGTCCGTGCTCCGCCGGTGGCGGAAGGACCGGGCCGGGGACCTGGAGGCCCACGCTCCCAGCGAGGAGGAGCGCGAGATCCTGGCCAGCCTCACCGCGCTCCGCGACCGCACCGCCCGGGAGGTCATGACTCCGCGCGTCGACGTGGTCGCTCTCGAGGCCCCGGTCTCGGTGGGCGACGTGGTTCGTGCCGTCCGGGAGTCGGGCCACTCCCGCTTCCCCGTCTACGACGACGACCTCGACCACCTGGTCGGGATCCTGTTCGTGAAGGACCTGTTCCGGTCCGGGTGGTGGGACGAGCAGGCGGACCCCGGCGCCGTGATCGTGGGCGGCGACGGGGACGGGCCGCCGCTGCTGGCCGATTCCCCGATCCGCAAGCTGCGCCGGCCCTTCCTGGTGCCCGAGGGCCGTCAGGTGCTCGACGCCCTCTCGGAGATGCGGAAGAGGAGGAACGCCTTCGCCGTGGTCGTCGACGAGTACGGAGGCGTGGAGGGGGTGCTCACCATCAAGGACCTGGTGAGCGAGCTGGTGGGCGAGCTCCCCGACGAGTTCGACCGGGACGAGGAGGCGCCGATCG
The Acidimicrobiales bacterium DNA segment above includes these coding regions:
- a CDS encoding ArsA-related P-loop ATPase, which produces MDPAAFCQAARVLIVAGKGGVGKTTVTAAVARMASRLGLSTLIVEIEGKSGLGATFGHPDPLTYAEVVLLPAEAGRAEVRARTLTPDDALVEYLIDHGLKRVSKRLVSTGALDVVATAVPGLRDILVLGKVKSLERGSAADLIVVDAPAAGHAVTFLTSAPGLLDAFRVGPIRTQAADVVALLSDPRRCQVLLVTLPEETPVNEAVETAFKIEDRVGVSLTPVVVNGVYPPTDGLAEPSPEETTAAGIGAEDAGALRAAAAFRLGRQALQAQQIGRLAEALPLPQLRLPYLFSTEVGPAEVEQLADALAAQIAALPEPAVRP
- a CDS encoding ArsA-related P-loop ATPase; amino-acid sequence: MTAPVTGLVTERGTVICCGSGGVGKTTVAAALALEAARRGRKACVVTIDPAKRLADALGVETLSNRATRVAGEWPGELWALMLDTKSTFDDLVARYAAGPTQAQGILDNRLYRNLSQALSGTQEYMAMEKLYELHEDGRYDLVVVDTPPTRNALDFLDAPRRLTRFLDNRIFRLLVMPTRAYLRAVSVATQTFLRTVSRVVGAEVVEDAVAFFKAFEGMEQGFRDRAARVQSLLSEPGTAFVVVASPRRDTVEEALFFVDRLDESGYETAALVVNRLHPRFGAPGTAARLSARLEAAGAGNGAVGAAVANLGELEAVADTEEANFADLARRVDPAPLARVPFLPADVHDLSGLALVAGELFGA
- a CDS encoding STAS domain-containing protein, whose protein sequence is MLEIQIEDSRDYVVCRPTGELDAFTVSQFREVLAELSTRPRLVIDLSEVPFMDSAGLGALIGGIRRTREQGGDVSVACNRPTLIRLLRTTGFDRVVTVADTVEEAAASLASAAGTA
- a CDS encoding response regulator produces the protein MPRIVIATDGHWVVDEVVAALPGPDHEVVEIQRGLAVLPWLQENDADLVVLDLQIGNMGGMAVCQELRLEEDSGRLDRIPVLMLLDRRADVFLAKRVDAEGWLVKPMDPIRIRRAVTALLGGGTYYDSSYAPNPILTTAAE
- a CDS encoding hemolysin family protein, encoding MLRRWRKDRAGDLEAHAPSEEEREILASLTALRDRTAREVMTPRVDVVALEAPVSVGDVVRAVRESGHSRFPVYDDDLDHLVGILFVKDLFRSGWWDEQADPGAVIVGGDGDGPPLLADSPIRKLRRPFLVPEGRQVLDALSEMRKRRNAFAVVVDEYGGVEGVLTIKDLVSELVGELPDEFDRDEEAPIVRVDADRWLVAGDCPVDDVNEELPIGLPEGEYVTVGGFLFDRFGHIPEEGETLGYEGWELRVAEMDRRRVGKVIVKAPSDRLGEAGEAPADGK